The Macrococcoides canis genome has a window encoding:
- a CDS encoding accessory Sec-dependent LPXTG-anchored adhesin: MANSQSASASTSVVNSQSVSTSTANSQSTSRSTSTVNSQSTSTSIRNSQSTSTSIVNSQNTSTSIRNSQSTSTSAANSQSVSTSTLNSQNVSTSNSTSVSLSQSESEETSILDSQSISASQSESEDVSTVESQSISNSQSESEETSILNSQSVSSSISTSEENSVIASESVSTSTSTSLSSSISASNSVSDSTSLVNSASTSTSNSNSASESLSIVGSTSTSTSVSNSDSTSVSESLSTSISNSESESTSVVNSNSVSTSESDSVSISDSESLSGSVSESTSSSVSVSESESLSVSDSTSLSESTSLSDSTSISNSESASISASDSESISVSDSTSISTSESDSSSTSVNDSTSTSISVSDSESVSNSDSTSNSISASDSASISVSDSTSLSTSESDSASTSISDSASMSVSMSTSESTSISDSTSTSISASESASTSVSDSTSASTSTSDSASISISASTSVSESLSTSESTSNSDSTSTSESESTSESISISESTSTSVSISNSESLSVSDSMSTSTSISDSESTSISDSISSSTSISNSDSLSNSDSTSISQSTSTSESTSISDSTSTSVSASTSESTSVSDSASTSVSASTSESVSISDSTSTSVSLSTSESTSISDSMSTSESESISESTSIRNSTSTSVSLSTSESTSNSDSTSASASLSTSESTSIRNSTSTSVSLSTSESTSNSDSTSTSVSLSTSESTSISASTSSSLSVSTSESISISASTSTSVSLSTSESTSISTSTSSSLSVSTSESISISDSMSASVSLSTSESTSISDSTSTSLSISTSESTSISDSSSTSVSLSTSESTSISGSTSTSASLSTSESTSISDSTSSSLSVSTSESTSISDSTSTSVSLSTSESTSNSDSTSTSVSASESESTSISDSTSTSELISTSESTSNSDSTSTSVSLSTSESTSISDSTSASDSTSTSRSESVSLSFSESVSLSNENSTSTYDSQESISISESLSNSTVISESISNSDSVVVSESLSTSKEASVSESAQVSESLSTSTSTSTSESTSTSISLVASTSASTSESAQVSESLSTSTSTSTSESTSTSISLAASTSASTSESAQVSESLSTSMSTSTSDSTSTSISFAASTSASTSESAQVSESVSTSMSTSTSESTSTSISLSTSMSGSTSESAQVSESVSTSMSTSTSESTSTSISLSTSMSGSTSESAQVSESVSTSMSTSTSESTSTSISLSTSMSGSTSESVQESQSLSTSTSLSTVNSDSVSTSLSTSEVESTSESVQESQSLSASTSLSTENSDSESTSLSTSISSSTSESVQVSESLSASTSLSTENSDSVSTSLSTSISSSTSESVQVSESLSASTSLSTENSDSVSTSLSTSISSSTSESVQVSESLSTSTSISTVNSDSVSTSLSTSMSASTSASAEESVSVSSSMSVSAEISTSISDSVSTSLSSSTSESTQVSESLSSSTSLSALNSDSVSTSLSDSQQISEQASTSVSGSLSASTSLSVVTSDSVSNSLSLSENVSTQESTSVSASLSASTSLSTVNSISVSNSLSTSEIVSTQESTSMSNSLSASTSLSTVNSDSVSNSLSTSEVVSTQESTSMSNSLSTSTSLSTLNSDSVSNSLSTSDRVSTQISDSTSASLSESLSTSTVNSDSLSNSLSNSISDSVSTSTSDSELTSTSTSVSNSESISTSTSLSTSVSQSLSESLSTSLSVSTSDSTSTSTSLSTSMSNSESTSTSESTSVSSSLSTSISGSTSESTSTSTSLSTSMSNSESTSTSESTSISSSLSTSLSESTSESTSGSTSLSTSTSNFESTSTSESTSVSTSLSTSLSGSASESTSTSTSLSTSMSNSESTSTSESTSVSTSLSTSLSTSESVSTSLSTSISSSLSQSLSTSTSISTSLSTSLSSSLSNSTSVSLSVSDSLSTSFSGSDSVSISNSLSMSANSTSMTVSESISTSLSLSTSFSGSLSQSSSTSTSTSLSLSESQSESASTSESASTSTSLSLSHFNSMSNSVSDSVSTSTSLSLSHSLSDSMSDSTSLSLGIITDESVSTSLSTSISESLSTSMSGSQSGSTSTSTSISESLSTSMSGSQSGSTSTSTSISDSLSALMSGSQSGSTSTSTSISESLSTSMSDSQSGSSSTSTSTSISDSLSTSMSGSLSGSTSISESTSTSTSISESLSTSVSVSTSLSESNSHSEVIDEEVDWENLPFWHDDSEDVIPPETADTMDPPPANDGTVSPSVPEHITEVSSENESKVSSGINTNTEHNRPQLADVNAQNSTIGANASEHSRPQLADAKVQNNSEQATLPDTGEAKEGIIPAFITLLTGLGLLKKKKKDNEDPESSK; this comes from the coding sequence GTGGCGAATTCACAAAGTGCGAGTGCATCAACAAGTGTTGTAAATTCTCAAAGTGTATCAACAAGTACTGCTAACTCTCAAAGTACTAGCAGATCAACGAGTACTGTTAATTCACAAAGTACATCAACGAGTATACGAAATTCGCAAAGTACATCAACAAGTATTGTAAATTCTCAAAATACATCAACGAGCATCCGAAACTCACAGAGTACATCGACAAGTGCGGCTAATTCTCAAAGTGTATCAACAAGTACTTTAAATTCTCAAAATGTATCAACGAGCAACAGTACATCTGTAAGCTTATCTCAATCAGAAAGTGAAGAGACTTCAATTCTTGATTCGCAATCAATCAGCGCTTCACAATCAGAAAGTGAAGATGTTTCAACTGTAGAATCACAATCAATAAGTAATTCACAATCAGAAAGTGAAGAGACTTCAATTCTGAATTCGCAATCTGTAAGTTCTTCGATTTCAACAAGTGAAGAAAATTCAGTTATAGCATCTGAATCTGTCAGCACATCGACTTCAACAAGTTTATCTTCGTCGATTAGTGCATCTAATTCAGTAAGTGATTCAACGAGTTTGGTAAACAGTGCATCAACAAGCACGTCTAATTCAAATAGTGCATCTGAATCATTAAGTATCGTTGGATCAACAAGTACTTCAACATCAGTAAGTAACAGCGATTCAACAAGCGTTAGCGAATCTTTAAGCACATCTATATCTAATAGTGAGTCTGAGTCAACATCAGTTGTTAACAGTAATAGTGTATCAACATCTGAAAGTGATTCAGTAAGTATCAGTGACAGTGAATCTTTAAGTGGTTCAGTATCAGAGAGCACTTCAAGTTCTGTGAGTGTCAGCGAATCTGAATCATTAAGTGTAAGTGATTCAACAAGTTTATCTGAATCAACAAGTTTATCAGATTCAACAAGTATCAGTAATAGTGAGAGTGCATCAATTTCGGCAAGCGATTCAGAGAGCATAAGTGTAAGTGACTCAACGAGTATATCGACATCAGAAAGTGACTCATCAAGTACAAGCGTAAATGATAGTACGAGTACTTCGATTTCAGTAAGCGACTCAGAGAGTGTGAGTAACAGTGATTCAACAAGTAATTCAATTTCGGCAAGCGACTCAGCGAGCATAAGTGTAAGTGACTCAACAAGTTTATCGACATCAGAAAGTGATTCAGCAAGTACAAGTATAAGTGACAGTGCAAGTATGTCAGTCTCAATGAGTACCTCGGAAAGTACGAGCATCAGTGATAGTACAAGTACATCGATTTCAGCAAGTGAGTCCGCAAGCACGAGTGTAAGTGATAGTACAAGTGCGTCTACTTCGACAAGTGATTCAGCAAGTATAAGTATCAGTGCATCAACAAGCGTTAGCGAATCTTTAAGCACATCAGAAAGTACAAGTAACAGTGATTCAACAAGTACGTCAGAATCAGAAAGTACATCAGAGAGTATAAGTATCAGTGAAAGTACAAGTACATCGGTTTCAATAAGTAACTCTGAAAGTCTGAGTGTAAGTGATTCTATGAGTACATCAACATCTATTAGTGATTCGGAGAGTACGAGTATTAGCGATTCGATAAGTTCATCAACTTCGATCAGTAATTCAGATAGTTTGAGTAATAGTGATTCTACTAGCATTTCACAATCTACGAGCACATCAGAGAGTACAAGTATCAGTGACTCAACAAGTACATCAGTATCCGCAAGTACATCAGAGAGTACAAGTGTCAGTGATAGCGCGAGTACGTCAGTATCCGCAAGTACATCAGAGAGTGTGAGTATTAGTGATTCAACAAGTACATCAGTGTCATTAAGCACGTCGGAGAGTACAAGTATCAGTGACTCAATGAGTACATCAGAGTCTGAAAGTATATCAGAAAGTACAAGTATTCGTAATTCAACAAGTACATCAGTGTCATTAAGCACATCAGAGTCAACGAGTAACAGCGACTCAACAAGTGCATCAGCGTCATTAAGCACATCAGAGAGTACAAGTATTCGTAATTCAACAAGTACATCAGTGTCATTAAGCACATCAGAGTCAACGAGTAACAGCGACTCAACAAGCACATCAGTGTCATTAAGCACATCAGAAAGTACGAGTATCAGTGCATCAACAAGCTCGTCATTATCTGTAAGCACATCAGAAAGCATCAGTATCAGTGCATCAACAAGCACATCAGTGTCATTAAGCACATCAGAAAGTACGAGTATTAGTACATCAACAAGCTCGTCATTATCTGTAAGCACATCAGAAAGCATCAGTATCAGTGACTCAATGAGTGCATCAGTATCATTAAGCACATCAGAAAGTACAAGTATCAGTGACTCAACAAGTACGTCGTTATCGATAAGTACCTCGGAGAGTACGAGCATCAGTGATTCATCGAGTACATCGGTGTCATTAAGCACATCAGAAAGTACAAGTATCAGTGGCTCAACAAGTACATCAGCATCATTAAGTACATCAGAGAGTACGAGTATCAGTGACTCAACAAGCTCGTCATTATCTGTAAGCACATCAGAAAGCACGAGTATCAGTGATTCGACGAGTACATCAGTGTCGTTAAGCACATCAGAAAGTACAAGTAACAGTGACTCAACAAGCACATCAGTATCAGCAAGTGAATCAGAAAGTACAAGTATTAGTGACTCAACAAGTACATCGGAATTAATAAGCACGTCAGAAAGTACAAGCAACAGTGATTCAACAAGTACATCAGTATCATTAAGTACGTCAGAAAGCACGAGTATCAGTGATTCAACGAGTGCAAGTGATTCAACAAGTACATCAAGGTCAGAAAGTGTATCTCTTTCATTTAGTGAATCGGTATCTTTAAGTAATGAAAATTCAACAAGCACTTATGATTCTCAGGAATCAATAAGTATTTCAGAATCATTAAGCAATTCAACAGTAATAAGTGAATCAATTTCTAATAGTGACTCTGTAGTTGTCAGTGAATCATTAAGTACATCTAAAGAAGCAAGTGTTTCGGAGTCGGCACAAGTGTCAGAATCATTGAGCACATCGACGTCAACAAGTACATCAGAAAGTACGTCGACATCGATCTCATTAGTCGCATCGACATCAGCGAGTACATCAGAATCAGCACAAGTGTCGGAATCATTGAGCACATCGACGTCAACAAGTACATCAGAAAGTACGTCGACATCAATCTCATTAGCTGCATCGACATCAGCGAGTACATCAGAATCAGCACAAGTGTCGGAATCATTGAGCACATCGATGTCAACAAGTACATCAGATAGTACGTCGACATCGATCTCATTTGCCGCATCGACATCAGCGAGTACATCAGAATCAGCACAAGTGTCAGAATCAGTTAGCACATCGATGTCAACAAGTACATCAGAAAGTACGTCGACATCGATCTCGTTAAGTACGTCAATGTCAGGAAGTACATCAGAGTCTGCACAAGTGTCGGAATCGGTTAGCACATCGATGTCAACAAGTACATCAGAAAGTACGTCGACATCGATCTCATTAAGTACGTCAATGTCAGGAAGTACATCAGAGTCTGCACAAGTGTCAGAATCGGTTAGCACATCGATGTCAACAAGTACATCAGAAAGTACGTCGACATCAATCTCGTTAAGTACATCAATGTCAGGAAGTACATCAGAATCGGTGCAAGAATCACAATCATTAAGTACGTCAACATCGTTAAGCACAGTGAACAGTGATTCAGTATCGACATCATTGAGTACATCTGAAGTTGAAAGTACATCAGAATCGGTGCAAGAATCACAATCATTAAGTGCCTCAACATCGTTAAGCACAGAGAACAGTGATTCAGAATCGACGTCATTAAGCACGTCAATTTCATCAAGCACGTCAGAGTCGGTACAAGTATCAGAATCACTAAGTGCCTCAACATCGTTAAGCACAGAGAACAGTGATTCAGTATCGACATCATTAAGCACGTCAATTTCATCAAGCACGTCAGAATCGGTACAAGTATCAGAATCACTAAGTGCCTCAACATCGTTAAGCACAGAGAACAGTGATTCAGTATCGACATCATTAAGCACGTCAATTTCATCAAGTACGTCAGAATCGGTACAAGTATCCGAATCATTAAGCACGTCAACATCGATTAGTACAGTAAATAGTGATTCAGTATCGACATCATTAAGTACATCAATGTCAGCGAGTACATCAGCGTCGGCAGAAGAATCAGTATCAGTAAGTTCTTCAATGTCAGTGAGTGCTGAGATAAGTACATCTATATCGGATTCTGTTAGTACTTCACTATCATCGAGTACATCAGAATCAACACAAGTATCTGAATCATTAAGTAGCTCAACATCATTAAGTGCATTAAATAGTGATTCAGTATCGACATCATTGAGTGATTCACAACAAATATCAGAACAAGCATCAACAAGTGTGTCCGGATCATTAAGCGCATCGACATCATTAAGTGTTGTTACAAGTGATTCAGTTTCAAATTCGTTAAGCTTATCTGAAAATGTTTCTACTCAAGAATCAACGAGTGTTTCAGCATCACTCAGTGCATCGACATCATTAAGTACAGTAAATAGTATTTCAGTATCGAATTCATTAAGTACATCTGAAATAGTATCGACGCAAGAATCAACGAGTATGTCAAACTCGCTAAGCGCGTCAACGTCATTAAGCACTGTAAATAGTGATTCTGTATCGAATTCGTTAAGTACATCTGAAGTAGTATCGACACAAGAATCGACGAGTATGTCAAACTCGCTTAGTACGTCAACATCATTAAGCACATTAAACAGTGATTCTGTATCAAATTCATTGAGTACATCAGATAGAGTGTCTACTCAAATATCAGATAGTACATCAGCATCATTAAGCGAATCGTTATCAACAAGTACAGTGAATAGTGATTCGTTATCGAATTCATTGAGTAATTCAATCAGTGATTCAGTATCGACATCGACAAGTGATTCAGAGCTTACTTCGACAAGTACGTCAGTATCAAATAGTGAATCGATTTCTACGAGCACAAGTTTGAGTACATCGGTTTCACAGTCGTTGTCAGAATCATTAAGTACATCGCTGTCGGTGAGCACAAGTGACAGCACATCAACATCAACATCACTTTCAACATCGATGAGTAACTCTGAAAGCACATCAACAAGTGAATCGACAAGTGTGTCTTCGTCGTTAAGTACATCGATATCAGGAAGCACAAGTGAAAGTACATCGACATCAACGTCACTTTCAACATCGATGAGTAACTCTGAAAGTACATCAACAAGTGAATCAACAAGCATATCTTCGTCGTTAAGCACATCGTTATCGGAAAGCACAAGTGAAAGTACATCGGGATCAACGTCGTTAAGTACATCGACAAGCAACTTTGAAAGTACATCAACGAGTGAATCAACAAGCGTATCAACGTCGTTAAGTACATCATTATCAGGAAGTGCAAGTGAAAGTACATCAACATCAACGTCACTTTCAACATCGATGAGTAACTCTGAAAGCACATCGACAAGTGAATCAACGAGTGTGTCGACGTCGTTAAGTACATCATTATCGACAAGTGAGAGCGTTAGTACATCACTTTCAACATCGATTAGTAGCTCGCTGAGTCAATCATTAAGTACATCAACGAGTATCTCGACATCACTCAGCACATCGCTTTCAAGCAGCTTGAGCAACAGTACTTCTGTCAGCTTGTCAGTTAGTGACTCGTTAAGTACATCGTTCAGCGGTTCAGACAGCGTTTCGATAAGTAATTCTCTATCGATGAGTGCAAATTCAACAAGTATGACGGTAAGTGAGTCGATTAGTACATCGTTGTCATTAAGCACATCATTTAGTGGTTCATTGAGTCAGTCAAGTAGTACATCGACAAGTACATCTCTATCATTGAGTGAATCTCAATCAGAGAGCGCTTCAACAAGTGAATCAGCATCGACTTCGACGAGCTTATCTTTAAGTCATTTTAATAGTATGTCGAATAGTGTTTCTGACAGTGTCTCAACAAGTACATCATTGTCATTAAGTCATTCATTATCAGACAGCATGAGTGATAGTACTTCATTATCTTTAGGAATCATTACTGATGAATCAGTTAGCACTTCGCTTTCAACATCGATCAGTGAGTCACTAAGTACTTCAATGTCAGGCAGCCAAAGTGGAAGTACGTCAACATCGACATCGATCAGTGAGTCACTAAGTACTTCAATGTCAGGCAGCCAAAGTGGAAGTACATCAACATCGACATCAATCAGTGATTCTCTAAGTGCTTTAATGTCAGGTAGCCAAAGTGGAAGTACATCAACATCGACATCAATCAGTGAATCTCTAAGTACTTCAATGTCAGATAGCCAAAGTGGAAGTTCATCAACATCAACATCGACATCGATCAGTGATTCTCTAAGTACTTCAATGTCAGGTAGCTTAAGTGGAAGCACATCAATTAGTGAATCGACAAGCACATCAACAAGTATTTCGGAATCTCTTAGTACTTCTGTTTCAGTGAGCACGAGTCTAAGCGAGTCAAACTCTCATAGCGAGGTCATTGATGAAGAAGTAGATTGGGAGAACTTACCATTCTGGCATGATGACAGTGAGGATGTTATACCTCCAGAGACAGCTGACACAATGGATCCGCCTCCAGCGAATGATGGAACTGTAAGTCCGTCTGTTCCTGAGCATATAACAGAAGTCTCTTCAGAAAATGAAAGCAAAGTTTCTTCTGGTATAAATACAAATACTGAACACAACAGACCACAACTTGCTGATGTAAATGCACAAAATAGCACAATTGGAGCTAATGCATCCGAACATAGCAGACCACAACTTGCTGATGCAAAAGTGCAAAATAATTCAGAACAAGCGACTTTACCAGATACAGGAGAAGCGAAAGAAGGCATCATTCCTGCATTCATAACATTACTTACAGGCCTAGGTTTATTAAAGAAAAAGAAGAAGGATAACGAAGATCCGGAATCATCTAAGTAA
- a CDS encoding M4 family metallopeptidase, with product MNNKILSTIIGTSVLAVTLSTQVDATQVKDNKSAIESLKTLPQEANARALFNKYNVIETKTDELGFTHYTLSPKVKGKVIGDKEIKVHVNPQGKVVLINGETDAEIKEPTNTVTLSKQEALNYAFSTINTTQAQATNIGSDVVKQNDLNIDASTNKLVYDIELITTTPSIGHWNIKVDAETGAIIEKTSLIDTAATTGLGLGVIGSYKTININSEPSGYSLTDLTHTGMLATYRFDAATGNGNLVTDPDKTFNATNQKPAVDAHYYAGRVYDYFKNVHGRDSYDGLGSDIPSIVSVNTINTTNDYRNNAAWIGDKMIYGDGDGTKFRATSGAIDVVAHEITHGVTQTSAKLVNQGQAGALNESMSDVFAYFIDPQDWLIAEDIYTPAVAGDGLRSLANPDAYGQPSHMSKYLNTTADFGGIHTNMGIPNKAAYNTITTIGKEKSEKIYYRALTQYLTSTSTFPDAKNALVQSARDLYGETTATSVKAAWDKVGV from the coding sequence ATGAACAATAAAATACTATCTACAATAATCGGTACTTCCGTCCTTGCTGTAACTTTATCTACGCAAGTAGATGCTACTCAAGTTAAGGATAATAAATCTGCAATCGAGAGTTTAAAGACACTACCTCAAGAAGCAAATGCACGTGCTTTATTTAATAAATATAATGTTATCGAAACTAAAACCGATGAACTTGGTTTCACTCATTACACATTATCTCCGAAAGTTAAAGGCAAAGTGATAGGTGATAAAGAAATTAAAGTTCATGTAAATCCTCAAGGTAAGGTAGTTCTCATTAACGGAGAAACAGATGCAGAGATTAAAGAACCTACAAATACTGTAACTCTTTCTAAGCAAGAGGCTTTAAATTATGCTTTCAGCACTATCAATACGACACAAGCACAAGCTACTAATATAGGAAGTGATGTCGTTAAACAAAACGACCTCAATATTGACGCAAGTACAAATAAGCTTGTTTATGATATCGAACTAATAACTACTACTCCATCAATCGGTCATTGGAATATTAAAGTTGATGCTGAGACTGGTGCTATTATCGAGAAGACAAGTTTAATCGACACAGCTGCAACAACTGGACTTGGTTTAGGTGTTATCGGCTCTTACAAAACGATTAATATAAATAGTGAACCTTCTGGCTATTCATTAACTGATTTAACACATACAGGTATGCTTGCAACGTATAGATTCGATGCTGCAACTGGAAATGGGAATCTAGTGACAGATCCTGATAAAACATTCAATGCAACAAATCAAAAACCAGCAGTAGATGCTCACTATTATGCAGGTAGGGTTTATGACTACTTCAAAAATGTTCATGGCAGAGATTCATATGATGGTTTAGGTTCAGATATTCCTTCAATCGTAAGTGTAAACACAATTAATACAACCAATGACTACAGAAACAATGCAGCATGGATTGGTGACAAAATGATTTACGGTGACGGCGATGGTACAAAGTTCCGTGCTACTTCTGGAGCTATCGATGTCGTAGCTCATGAGATTACACATGGTGTTACCCAAACATCTGCTAAATTAGTAAATCAAGGACAGGCAGGTGCCTTAAATGAAAGTATGTCGGATGTCTTCGCATACTTCATCGATCCTCAAGACTGGTTAATTGCTGAAGATATTTATACACCTGCTGTTGCAGGAGATGGCTTAAGAAGTCTAGCTAATCCAGATGCTTATGGTCAACCAAGTCATATGAGCAAATATTTAAATACCACTGCTGATTTTGGTGGAATCCATACAAATATGGGTATTCCAAATAAAGCTGCTTACAATACAATCACTACGATTGGAAAAGAAAAGTCAGAGAAAATTTATTATCGTGCATTGACACAATATTTAACATCTACTTCTACATTCCCAGACGCTAAAAATGCATTAGTTCAATCTGCAAGAGATTTATACGGAGAAACAACTGCAACGAGTGTGAAAGCTGCCTGGGATAAGGTGGGCGTATAA